A single window of Syntrophotalea acetylenica DNA harbors:
- a CDS encoding PocR ligand-binding domain-containing protein, translated as MGCQQIKLLDLIEKDVLEEIVRDFTEATRVASVLVDLDGQPITREHNFSRLCKDYCRSTPEGRARCYASDRFGGEEGRKIGKPFIYKCLNAGLMDSATPIIVEGYHVATLVMGQVLTRPLSIQEALDAAKRIGVEDVAGYLRALHEVPVMSYQRLQSVVKLMCTIAKTISSLAIQKYLSQRAYQQNLHNIINSVSDSIISTDPDGIVTVINKATVAMFGREASTVVGRPIFDLFACPDAFREYLSCKKQQQPYEIPPVFEVMKPDGQIFYTHASCQELFLSTRETMGYVTVLRDVTREKKIEKMKEDLIGMLTHDMGNPILSIQRVLELMLDRHLGTLNNRGEDLVSLALNSTHKLSGMVSNFLDIFLDECAGLNLCQVPGDMDSTLMESIRQVGFSAGDKKIRIHFEPGRGGMQMAADWARLQRTCVNLLENAIRFSPVGGSIALTCEPCRDERDRSAILVTIDDQGKGIDREKQELIFQKFYTTTVQGGNERRGVGLGLTFSKLVVEAHGGRIWVESPYLDGAGKQVTGCRFRFLVPIACDTR; from the coding sequence ATGGGGTGCCAGCAGATAAAGCTTCTGGACCTGATTGAAAAGGACGTTCTTGAGGAAATTGTCAGGGATTTCACCGAGGCAACGCGGGTGGCGTCGGTGCTGGTCGATCTCGATGGCCAACCGATTACCCGTGAGCATAATTTTTCGCGGCTGTGCAAGGACTATTGCCGATCGACGCCGGAGGGGCGGGCGCGCTGCTATGCCAGCGACCGTTTTGGGGGCGAGGAAGGCCGGAAGATCGGCAAGCCTTTCATCTACAAGTGTCTGAACGCCGGCCTGATGGACAGCGCCACGCCGATCATCGTCGAAGGCTATCATGTAGCCACTTTGGTCATGGGGCAGGTGCTGACGCGACCGTTGTCCATTCAGGAGGCCCTCGATGCCGCCAAGCGCATCGGCGTCGAGGATGTGGCGGGTTATCTGAGGGCGTTGCATGAAGTGCCGGTCATGAGTTACCAGCGCCTGCAGTCCGTAGTCAAACTCATGTGCACCATCGCCAAGACCATCAGTTCGCTGGCGATCCAGAAATACCTCTCTCAAAGGGCCTACCAGCAAAACCTGCACAACATCATCAACAGTGTTTCCGATTCCATCATCTCAACGGATCCGGATGGTATTGTGACCGTGATCAACAAGGCCACGGTTGCGATGTTCGGTCGGGAGGCATCGACGGTTGTCGGCCGGCCGATCTTTGATCTATTCGCTTGTCCCGATGCGTTCCGCGAGTACCTGAGCTGCAAGAAGCAGCAGCAACCCTATGAAATTCCGCCGGTCTTTGAAGTAATGAAACCCGACGGCCAGATATTCTATACCCACGCATCCTGCCAGGAACTTTTCCTCTCGACGCGGGAAACGATGGGATACGTTACGGTGTTACGCGACGTTACCCGGGAAAAAAAGATCGAAAAAATGAAAGAGGATCTCATCGGCATGCTGACCCACGACATGGGCAATCCGATTCTTTCCATTCAGCGGGTGCTGGAGTTGATGTTGGACCGCCACCTTGGCACCCTCAATAACCGGGGCGAGGACCTGGTATCCCTGGCCCTGAATTCGACCCACAAGCTTTCCGGCATGGTTTCAAACTTTCTGGATATTTTTCTGGATGAATGTGCCGGGCTGAATTTGTGCCAGGTGCCGGGGGATATGGATTCGACCCTCATGGAGAGCATCCGACAGGTCGGTTTTTCCGCCGGCGACAAGAAAATCAGGATCCATTTCGAACCGGGGCGGGGCGGCATGCAGATGGCTGCGGATTGGGCCCGGCTTCAGCGCACCTGTGTGAATCTTCTGGAAAATGCCATTCGTTTCAGTCCCGTCGGAGGCAGCATAGCTCTTACCTGCGAACCCTGTCGCGATGAACGGGACCGGAGCGCCATTCTGGTCACCATTGATGATCAGGGCAAAGGCATTGACAGGGAAAAACAGGAACTGATTTTTCAGAAATTCTATACCACGACCGTTCAGGGCGGGAATGAGCGCCGCGGGGTAGGGTTGGGGCTTACATTCAGCAAGCTGGTCGTCGAAGCCCATGGAGGCAGGATCTGGGTCGAATCACCTTACCTGGACGGGGCGGGAAAGCAGGTGACGGGATGCAGGTTTCGTTTCCTGGTTCCCATTGCCTGTGACACACGATAA
- a CDS encoding response regulator transcription factor, with product MSEERPVTVFIADDHPILRIGLSMYLESQKSIRIVGEADNGFDAVNAITQNPPDVVLMDIDMPGLSGIEAIRVLRKTLPDLKIIVLSTYTKKDYVQEAMSEGANGYVAKNTKIDELIKIIEDFASGRECMSPYLLNLAIKWRRPADGSDGDAEHNLTRTEIRVLKNIAEGKTNNEIAQIHFVSIETIKTHVQRIFKKLEVSNRMEAVAVARKKNII from the coding sequence ATGAGCGAGGAACGTCCGGTAACCGTCTTTATCGCCGACGATCATCCGATTCTACGCATCGGCCTGAGCATGTACCTCGAATCGCAAAAGAGCATCCGCATCGTCGGCGAAGCCGATAACGGTTTCGACGCGGTCAACGCCATCACCCAGAATCCTCCCGATGTGGTGCTGATGGATATAGACATGCCGGGTCTTTCCGGAATTGAAGCCATCCGGGTACTGCGCAAGACCCTGCCGGATCTCAAAATCATCGTGCTTTCAACCTATACCAAAAAAGACTATGTCCAGGAAGCCATGAGCGAAGGCGCCAACGGCTATGTGGCCAAAAACACTAAAATTGACGAACTTATCAAAATTATAGAGGATTTCGCTTCGGGCAGGGAGTGCATGTCGCCCTATCTGCTGAATCTCGCCATCAAATGGCGCCGGCCTGCGGACGGCTCTGACGGCGATGCCGAGCACAATCTGACCCGGACCGAGATCCGCGTGCTGAAAAATATCGCCGAAGGCAAAACCAACAACGAAATAGCCCAGATTCACTTCGTCAGCATCGAAACCATCAAAACCCACGTCCAAAGAATCTTCAAGAAACTTGAAGTGAGCAATCGCATGGAAGCCGTGGCGGTCGCGCGCAAGAAAAATATCATCTGA
- the ablB gene encoding putative beta-lysine N-acetyltransferase, with amino-acid sequence MTDRMEKIGDSLIQHGANSERIYLMKTASDDCPEIVERLDVMARREGYSKIFAKIPAGISKPFLENGYCAEARIPKLFHGREEGLLLGKFLQRERRVERKPELVEKVLEAARAKSGPVDGSTVLPEGFELRRLGEGQVGAAAALYREVFASYPFPIHDPAYLLETMRDHIRYFGIWRGDRLVALASAEKDCQARHAEMTDFATLPAHRGQGFARILLARMEEAMREDGIHTVFTIARAYSYGMNITFSSSGYLFGGTLRNNTQICGRQESMNVWHKALN; translated from the coding sequence ATGACTGATCGTATGGAAAAGATAGGTGACTCCCTGATTCAGCACGGTGCCAACAGTGAGCGTATCTACCTGATGAAGACCGCCTCCGACGATTGTCCGGAAATCGTTGAGCGGCTTGATGTCATGGCCCGGCGCGAGGGCTATTCCAAGATTTTTGCCAAGATTCCCGCCGGCATCAGCAAGCCGTTTCTGGAAAACGGCTACTGCGCCGAAGCGCGTATTCCAAAGCTGTTTCATGGTCGGGAAGAAGGGTTGCTGCTGGGCAAGTTCCTGCAGCGGGAACGTCGTGTCGAACGCAAGCCTGAGCTGGTTGAGAAGGTGTTGGAAGCAGCCCGGGCCAAGTCCGGGCCCGTTGATGGCAGCACCGTGCTGCCCGAAGGTTTTGAACTGCGCCGGCTCGGCGAAGGGCAGGTCGGCGCGGCGGCCGCCTTGTACCGCGAGGTGTTTGCCAGTTACCCATTCCCCATTCACGATCCGGCTTATCTGCTCGAAACCATGCGGGATCATATCCGCTATTTCGGTATCTGGCGTGGTGACCGCCTGGTTGCCTTGGCTTCAGCGGAGAAGGACTGTCAGGCACGACATGCCGAGATGACCGATTTTGCGACCTTGCCCGCTCACCGCGGACAGGGTTTCGCGCGGATATTGCTGGCCCGCATGGAGGAAGCCATGCGCGAAGACGGTATCCATACGGTCTTTACCATCGCCAGGGCCTATAGCTATGGCATGAATATCACTTTCTCCAGTTCCGGTTATCTTTTCGGCGGTACCCTGCGTAACAATACCCAGATCTGCGGACGCCAGGAAAGCATGAATGTGTGGCACAAAGCGCTGAACTGA
- a CDS encoding glycyl radical protein, translating to MSTKVKVDPTVATMGPSERVEKIKARFLATTPEICAERARLITESYKETEGQPMSLRRARALEKILLGMSIYIDDDELIVGNQCSMPRSAPIFPEFSCEWLEAELDRLAKRTADVFLISEDVKKTLREDVFPYWKGKTNYEIATALMKQEAIDAGNAVAYTVGNYYFNGVGHISANYGKVMREGLNAVIAEAEAAKENFDYADAHQMKSLHFLESTIIANKAVIAFANRFADEAERLAAAQKDAARKAELLEIARICRKVPAEPAETFAEAVQAFWFIHLVIQIESNGHSISPMRFDQYCYPFYLASKDSMSDQQVQEMLDLLWLNFNGLNKVRDENSTMAFAGYPMFMNIIVGGVDREGKDATNELSLMLLQCAANTKLYAPSLSIRIHEGTPDVLYMKAAEISRMGLGVPAYFNDRTIIPALLSRGLTLEDARDYGIIGCVEPQVGGKTEGWHDAAFFNMAKIVELTLNNGYDKRTGMQVGLKTGDVTEMKSFDDVMAAYARQMEYFVGLMCHADNMVDLAHGQNVPLPFLSSLVEDCIGRGKSLQEGGAIYNFSGPQGVGVANAGDSLTAIKKLCFDEKVISLPELKDILDKDFEGAENIRQMLVNRAPKYGNDDDYADEIAVESANIYCREVNKYRNPRGGQFQPGLYPASANVPFGAVVGATPDGRKSGTPLADGVSPIGGADISGPTATVNSVAKLDHEVTSNGTLLNQKFHPNAVKGEEGLRNLINVTETYFKNGGFHVQYNVIDRSTLLEAQDKPEDFRGLVVRVAGYSAFFTALDKSLQDDIISRTEQVF from the coding sequence ATGTCTACCAAGGTTAAAGTTGACCCCACCGTCGCTACCATGGGACCCAGCGAACGCGTCGAAAAAATCAAGGCAAGATTTTTGGCCACAACCCCGGAAATCTGCGCCGAACGCGCCAGACTGATCACCGAATCCTACAAGGAAACCGAAGGCCAGCCCATGAGCCTCCGCCGGGCCAGGGCTCTGGAGAAAATCCTCCTCGGCATGTCGATCTACATCGACGACGACGAACTGATCGTCGGCAACCAGTGCAGCATGCCCCGCTCCGCACCGATCTTCCCCGAGTTTTCCTGTGAATGGCTGGAAGCCGAACTTGATCGTCTGGCCAAGCGTACGGCGGACGTCTTCCTGATCAGCGAAGATGTGAAGAAAACCCTGCGTGAGGACGTTTTCCCCTACTGGAAGGGCAAAACCAACTACGAAATCGCCACTGCTCTGATGAAGCAGGAAGCCATTGACGCGGGCAACGCGGTGGCTTACACCGTCGGCAACTACTACTTCAACGGCGTCGGCCACATTTCCGCCAACTACGGCAAGGTCATGCGCGAAGGCCTTAACGCGGTCATCGCCGAAGCCGAGGCCGCTAAAGAAAACTTCGACTACGCCGACGCTCACCAGATGAAGTCCCTGCATTTTCTCGAGTCGACCATCATCGCCAACAAGGCCGTAATCGCCTTTGCCAATCGTTTTGCCGATGAGGCCGAGCGCCTTGCTGCAGCGCAAAAAGATGCGGCCCGCAAAGCCGAACTGCTCGAGATTGCCCGTATCTGCCGCAAGGTACCTGCCGAACCGGCGGAAACCTTTGCGGAAGCCGTACAGGCCTTCTGGTTCATCCACCTGGTCATTCAGATCGAGTCCAACGGGCACTCCATCTCGCCGATGCGCTTCGACCAGTACTGCTACCCCTTCTACCTGGCCAGCAAAGACTCCATGTCCGACCAGCAGGTCCAGGAAATGCTTGACCTTCTGTGGCTGAATTTCAACGGCCTGAACAAGGTCCGCGACGAAAACTCCACCATGGCTTTCGCAGGCTACCCGATGTTCATGAACATCATCGTCGGCGGCGTGGATCGTGAAGGCAAGGACGCTACCAACGAGCTGTCCCTGATGTTGCTGCAGTGTGCTGCCAACACCAAGCTCTACGCTCCGTCCCTGTCGATCCGCATCCATGAAGGAACTCCGGACGTACTGTACATGAAAGCCGCCGAAATCAGCCGCATGGGCCTGGGCGTACCGGCTTACTTCAACGACCGCACCATCATTCCGGCCCTGCTGTCCCGCGGCCTGACCCTGGAAGACGCCCGCGACTACGGTATCATCGGCTGCGTCGAGCCCCAGGTCGGCGGCAAGACCGAGGGCTGGCACGATGCCGCCTTCTTCAACATGGCTAAAATCGTCGAACTGACCCTCAACAACGGTTACGACAAGCGCACCGGCATGCAGGTCGGCCTCAAGACCGGTGACGTCACCGAAATGAAGAGTTTCGACGACGTCATGGCCGCCTACGCCAGGCAGATGGAATATTTCGTCGGTCTGATGTGCCACGCCGACAACATGGTCGATTTGGCCCATGGCCAGAATGTACCCCTGCCCTTCCTCTCCAGCCTGGTCGAAGACTGCATCGGCCGCGGCAAATCGCTGCAGGAAGGCGGCGCCATCTACAACTTCAGCGGCCCGCAGGGGGTCGGTGTTGCCAATGCCGGCGATTCTTTGACCGCCATCAAGAAGCTGTGCTTCGACGAAAAAGTCATCAGCCTGCCGGAACTCAAGGACATCCTCGACAAAGACTTCGAAGGCGCCGAAAACATCCGTCAGATGCTTGTCAACCGTGCCCCCAAGTACGGCAACGACGACGATTACGCCGATGAAATCGCCGTCGAATCGGCCAACATCTACTGCCGTGAAGTCAATAAGTACCGCAACCCCCGCGGCGGTCAGTTCCAACCCGGTCTCTACCCGGCATCGGCCAACGTGCCCTTCGGCGCCGTGGTCGGCGCGACTCCGGACGGGCGCAAGAGCGGCACCCCGCTGGCTGACGGTGTTTCCCCCATCGGCGGCGCGGACATCTCCGGCCCGACGGCGACGGTCAACTCGGTAGCCAAGCTGGACCATGAAGTCACCTCCAACGGCACCCTGCTCAACCAGAAGTTCCATCCCAATGCCGTCAAAGGCGAAGAGGGGCTGCGCAACCTCATCAACGTTACCGAAACCTACTTCAAAAACGGCGGTTTCCACGTCCAATACAACGTCATCGACCGCAGCACCCTGCTCGAAGCCCAGGACAAGCCGGAGGATTTCCGCGGTCTGGTAGTCCGCGTAGCTGGATACAGCGCCTTCTTCACCGCGCTGGACAAATCGCTGCAGGACGACATCATCTCCCGCACCGAACAGGTATTCTGA
- the ablA gene encoding lysine 2,3-aminomutase, with protein sequence MLTKIYTYERRRKIYSKIQKQIASKFGNDETFAKHWEDWRWHIKHTIRDIETFERITGIVFDDEFRRDVSLTLDKFPLAITPYYLSLIDREDYRNDPVFIQSFPVPQELEVDPREMADPLDEDKDSPVPGITHRYPDRVLFHISNLCAMYCRHCTRKRKVGDQDSIPGREAIMQGIEYIANTPQVRDVLLSGGDPLMLSDDYLDWILTELCRIPHVEVVRIGTRIPVVLPYRITDKLVAMLRKHQPLWINTHFNHPREMTSSSKRALRKLADAGFPLGNQTVLLAGVNDCPRIIKELVHRLVENRVRPYYLYQCDLSEGLTHFRTPVGKGIEIMEGLIGHTSGFSIPTYVIDAPGGGGKIPLNPNYLISLSTNKVVLRNYEGVITTYQEPNSYEPIFCDRQCAECHLQLKLKGADECQATGIVKLLADHDDTISLTPEDNERMVRRGDD encoded by the coding sequence ATGTTAACAAAGATATACACATACGAAAGGAGAAGAAAAATTTATTCAAAAATACAAAAACAGATCGCCAGTAAATTTGGAAATGATGAGACATTTGCGAAACATTGGGAGGATTGGCGTTGGCATATCAAACACACAATCAGGGACATTGAAACATTTGAACGTATAACCGGTATCGTATTCGACGATGAATTTCGTCGGGACGTTTCGTTGACCCTCGATAAATTCCCTCTCGCCATTACACCTTATTACCTGTCTCTTATCGATCGGGAAGATTACCGAAATGACCCCGTTTTTATCCAGTCGTTTCCGGTTCCGCAGGAACTGGAAGTCGATCCCCGGGAGATGGCGGACCCGCTCGATGAAGACAAGGACAGTCCTGTTCCCGGCATCACGCACCGATATCCCGATCGTGTCCTGTTTCATATCAGCAATCTGTGCGCTATGTATTGCCGGCATTGCACGCGCAAGCGCAAGGTGGGGGATCAGGATTCCATTCCCGGGCGGGAAGCGATCATGCAGGGCATCGAATATATCGCCAATACCCCGCAGGTGCGCGACGTGCTGCTGTCGGGCGGCGACCCGCTGATGCTTTCGGACGACTATCTGGACTGGATTCTGACCGAACTGTGTCGCATTCCCCATGTCGAGGTGGTTAGGATCGGTACCCGCATACCGGTTGTGCTGCCCTACCGTATTACCGACAAGCTGGTCGCCATGTTGCGCAAGCATCAGCCGCTCTGGATCAACACCCACTTCAACCATCCGCGCGAGATGACCTCTTCGTCAAAGCGCGCTTTGCGCAAGCTGGCCGATGCAGGTTTCCCTCTTGGTAATCAGACCGTGCTGCTGGCCGGAGTCAACGATTGCCCTCGCATCATCAAGGAGTTGGTACATCGGCTGGTGGAAAACCGGGTACGTCCCTACTATCTGTATCAGTGCGACCTTTCCGAAGGGTTGACCCATTTTCGCACTCCCGTCGGCAAGGGTATCGAAATCATGGAGGGCCTCATCGGCCACACCAGCGGCTTCTCGATACCGACCTATGTCATCGATGCGCCGGGCGGTGGCGGCAAGATTCCCCTGAATCCCAATTATCTGATCTCCCTGTCGACCAACAAGGTGGTGTTGCGCAACTACGAAGGGGTTATCACAACCTATCAGGAGCCCAACAGTTACGAGCCGATTTTCTGCGACCGCCAATGTGCCGAGTGCCACCTGCAACTTAAACTCAAGGGGGCCGACGAATGCCAGGCTACGGGCATTGTGAAGCTGTTGGCGGATCATGACGATACCATCTCCCTGACCCCGGAAGACAACGAGCGGATGGTGAGGAGGGGCGATGACTGA